The DNA segment CTACTCGTTCCGGCATGCCTTCCAGGACCAGCTCAGCCGTGCCGGTCACGCCGACGAGGTCAAGAAGGCGCTGATGGGGCATGCGGAAGGCGGGATGACGAAGCGCTACGGAACGAAGCGCAAGCCGCGCGTCGTCAACATCGGCGAGCTCGACGAAGCCGTGCAGGGGATCGACTGGGCTTTCTTATCCACGGTCAGCCACACAGCCTAGCAGTTATCGCTCGTTGAGCGCATGGCATCGCCCTGCTTCAGGACGAGCGGATGTGGAGGCCAATCCCCTTGCCGTTCTCGAACATGATCGCCAGCGTCGAGCGGACGGCCGCGGGTGCCTTGCAGGCGGATTTCGTCGCCGATCCGCTGCTCGGGCCGGGCCTCAGCGTTTGTAACTCGTATCTCTCCTCCGTCGTCAAGCGGCATGGCGCCTGATCGACGCGGCGATCTGCGAGGCGCTGGAGCGCAGCGGCGAGTATCTCGTGCTGCGCCAGGTCGAGATGCCGATCACGGATGCCGCCGAGGCGCTGGTGGCGACCAACACGCCCGAAGCTCTCGCCGGCCTGACGGCGACGGCGCATGGGCCGTATCGGCGGGTCGCGTTCTTCGATCTGATCGCGATCCACCTGAAGACCGGTGCGGCGAAGATCATCGAGATCAAGCGCGGCGGTGGCATCACCGAGGTCCGCAAGCGGCGCCTGATCGAACGCGACCTGCGCTGCGCCAGGTTGCAGCTGCCGTCCTTCCTGCGGCCGCGCTTCGATTGCGAGCCGCGCAGCTACGAGAGCTGGCTGCTCGACTATTACGGGCGCAGCGGCTTCAGCGACGGCCTGACGGTCACGCGCGAGGGCATCTATGTGCTCTTCGGCGTGCCGGTCCGCGATCTCGTCGATACGGTCACCAACCGCCTTCGGGCCGAGGTCCTGCGCGAGGTTCCCCGCCTCCTCACCGTCGCCCAGAATATGCTGGGCGCGGCGAATGACGGCAGCCTGGAGGCGCACCCCTTCGCCAACCCGGTTAAGCCGAAGCCCGCCCGTCGGCCGGCCGTGAACGACAACGCCACCATGGCGCGGGCGAAGGCGCGGTCCGGGACCCAGCGGCCGACGATCCAGTAGCCGACACGGGAGCGGTGCAGGTCACCGCTCCCGTCCCAACGCCATTCCTGCACACCCGCCGTGCGAACCTCGGTCCGCGCGCATGGAGCCGCTTTGCCATGACCGACCGTCCCGCCGATCCGCCGAGCCCGATCCTGAAGCCCCATGCGCCCGCGCTGTTGCGGCTGTGGACGGCCGCCGCCCTGCCGCTGCACACCGATGTCGCGGCCCGTCTGCGGAGCCTGCTGACGCATGTCGCGATCCTCGGCATGCCGGGCCTCCCCGAGGCTCTCCAGGGCGATGCGGCGATGGCATCCCGGCTCGCGCTCGACCTGATGCATGATGACGACGACACGCGGCGCGATCTGGCGATGACGGCCCTGCTCCTGCGTGCCGACGGGAACGGGGCCTGCCGTCTCATCCTCGATCATGCGCGCGCCCATGAGCGCCGGCGTCGGGTTGAGTGGCATCGTCGGCCCGACCGCTCCGCCGGGCGGTTGACGAATGCCCGGCCTGCCTCCGCTCAGATCTGACCAGGCTATCGCCATGACGTCCGACGATATCCCGCCGAACTCCGAACCCACCGATCCGCGTCGCGCGGGCATCCTCGCCTCTCTCGCGCAGCCTCGTCGCGCGGCTGATGATCAGGAGACCCCGGTCGAGGCCGGGGCTGACGACGAAACGGTCTGGCGCCTCGAAGCCGATCGTCCCGAAGCGGCGGATGAAGGGCTCGACCAGAACGACAGCAGCCGCAGCTCGGGCAGCCCGGCGAACGGCGTGGCGGCCGGCCGCGCCGTGCAGTCCGCCTACAATCCCGTCGAGCTCATCGTCGAGCTGGCCTTTGACGAGCAGGCCCGCGCTGATCGGCTGGACCTGCGCAAGATGCCGTCCGGCAGGACGCTGGTGATAGTCGTTCGGGTTCCGACCGAAGCCTGGGAGCAGCCACTCGCCAGGCTGATTGAGAGCATCGATGGGCATCTCGCAATCCATACCGGCAGGAATGAGGTCAAGGCCCGGGACGGCGTGGGCCGGGACATCATCCGGGATCTGCAGGCAGGGCGCACCATCATCGGCATCGCCGCCGATCCCGATCAGCGCCTGCCGGCTCTCCTGCGCGGCGCGGCCGATCTCCGGATGACCATCAAGAGCCCGACGCCCGTCCTGATGCGCAAGGCCATCCGGCGCTGGACCGGTCGCTCGGCGCCGGCGATCTCGGGAGCCGATATCGCGGGGCTCGATCTGCACGAGCTCGGTCTCGCCCTTCGCCGCGGCAGCTCGGCACACGTCTGCGTCGAACGGCTGAAGCGCGCATCGGCGGCGACCACCGTGACCAGCTCCACCGACGAGACCCCGCCGCTTGCGGAACTGACCGGCTATGGCGAGGCCAGGGCTTGGGCGCTCGATCTCGTCGAGGATGTGCGCCGCATGCGTTCCGGCCTGATCTCGCCGAGCCAGCTGGAAAGCGCGATCTTCTACGGGCCGCCCGGCACCGGCAAGACCACCCTGGCCCGTGCGGTGGCAAAGGCCGCGGGATTGCCGATCGTGACGACCAGCATCGCGGACTGGTTCAAGGCGGGGCCCGGTTACCTCGACAGCGTCATCAAGGCGGCGTCCGCCGTCTTCGACCGGGCGCTCGCCTGTGCCCCCTCGGTGCTATTCATCGACGAGCTCGATGCGCTGCCCGACCGGGCGAAGATCTCGCAGAGGGGAGCGGATTGGTGGCTGCCGGTCATCACCAGCGTGCTGCTCCGGATCGATCAGGTCCGTGCCGACAAGAGCGGCGTGGTTCTTCTCGGCGCGACCAATCATGTCGACCGTGTCGATGCCGCGATCCGGCGTCCTGGCCGCTTCGACCGGTCGTTCCTGATCCCGCCGCCCGATGCGGAGGGCTTCGCCGGCATCCTGCGCCTCCATCTCGGTGCCAATCTGCCCGACATCGATCTGCTACCGCTGGCCCGTCAGGTTCCGGGCTCGACCGGAGCGGATGCCGTGCAATGGATCAAGCAGGCCCGTCGCAAGGCACTCACTGCGGGTCGAGCGATCACCCTGGGGGATCTGCGCGCCGTCATGATGCCGCGGGACACGCGCTCGCCGCGTGAGCTGGGACTGGTCGCCCTGCACGAAGCCGGCCATGCCGTCGTGGCGCGGAGCCTGGGACTCGAGGTTCGCTCGGTCACGATCCAGGCGCGCGGGAATGCCGATGGCTGGGCGGAGCTGGTCATCGACCGGGCGCCGGATCGCGACCGTCTCGACAATCAGATCGTGGCGATCCTGGCCGGTCGCGCTGCCGATATCGTTCTGGGCGACGGCCCGAACGCCGGTGCCGTCAGCGATCTGGAGAAGGCCACCGAATGGGTCGCTGCCGCTCACGTCGCCTTCGGCCTGCGCGGCCGGCTCACGCATCGCGGTGGTGCCATCGATGCCGTACGCTTGCTGGCCACCGACAGGGCTCTCGCGACCGCCGTGGAAGCTGACCTGCACCGTCTTCAGGATGAGGCCATCATGCTCGTGCAGCGTCACAAGCGCGAGATCGTCGCCCTAGCCACTCTCCTCGTAGAGCGTCGCATCCTCGACGCCAGCGAAATCGATGCGGCGATGAAGGAAGACCTCGAGGACGCGGGTCCCGATCCGTAGCTCGTGGCAAAGATGCTCGACGAAGCTGGCTGGGTGGCCATCGCGCCTTCCATATCGAGCGCGTGATGGTGGCCCGGCATGGGAACCTGTTCTGGATAACAACTACCCGACTGAAAATATTCTGATTTTTCCTACATTGTATGGCTAGACATCGGCGCGGGCGCTGCCGATCTTCTGCGGCGAGAGCCGGCTCTCACGACCTCGGTGCACCTCAAGAGGCGTGGGACCAATGACGAATTTTCTACATGATCCGCAAGCCGCGGATATCGCGGCGGAAGAAAACAGTCCGCTCGATCCCGGCTGGCGTCAGCACCCGCCGGAGGTCGAGAGCGCGTCGTCGCACACGGCGCCGCCGGGAGCGAAACCCAGGCAGGCCAGGGCGCTTGTCACGGTCGGCGCCGAGGCGAGCGCCTTCGACGATGGGGCGGCTGACGGCTTCGCCGAGCTGGACGAAGCGGTCGTCGAAGGCATCGTCGGTCGGCCCGTGCGGCCGCCATTGATCTTCCCCGTGGCAATCGAGAATTGCCTCGACGATGTTGCGCGCGTCCACTCGCTTCCGCGAATCTTGGCGACCAGTGCGCTCCTCGTCATTGCCGGTGCCGCCATCGGCACGCGGGTGCGGGCGAGGGCCGGCGCCGTCTGGTCGGAACCCCCCACTCTCTGGGCCTGCGTCGTGACGCCGGCCGGCTGGCGCCGCATGGCGGTTGCGGCCAGCTTGTCGAAGCCCCTGCTGACGATCGAGGAGGGCGAACTGGCGAGGTGGCAGGAGGCCCTCGGCAAGCTCGCCCAGGAAAAGGTGATTCACGATGCCGCGTTGAAGAACCATGCCGCCCTGGCGAAACGTGCCGAAACTGAAGGCAGGCCCGAGCCGCCATCGCCGATGTGGTCGGGTGGGCAGAGCGCTCCTGTGATGCCCCGGATTACGGTGAACGAGACGGCCCCGCCTGCGATTGTCGAGGCTGCGGTCGCCGGGCGGGGCCTGTTCTACATGGCGGAAGAGGGCGGCAAGCTCTTGCGGGCAGCCCGACCCGGCGAGCCGCTCGGCGAACTCGTCCTCGCCGGCCATGACGGCAATGCTTTCAATGTGCCCTCGGCGATGCATGCCGATATCCGGCGGATCGAGGGGTTCGGGTTGTCGCTTCTGATCGGGACCGTTCCGGCGGCGCTCGCGGACCTCAAGGTCGAGCGCAACGATGCGCTCTTCGCGCGGATGATGTGGATTGTTCCGACCCGCAAGCCCGCTTTCGCCATCGCGCGCCATGCCGCAGACCAGACGGTGATCGAGAGCATCCTCTCCGTTCTGCGGAACTGGGGGGACACGGAACACGAACTCGTCCTCGCCATGCAGGCGGTCGAGGTTCTGGAGCAGGCCGTGCGGCGTTGGGAACAGGAAGCTGCCCGGCTCGGCGGTGGCCCGGCTTCGGCCTGGATGGAACGTGCCGGCACGCGGGCGATGAGGGTTGCACTCGTCATCGAGATGCTGCGGGCGGCCACGACTGTCGAGCCGCGCCGGCCCGGATGATCACCGCGTGCACGCGATGAGGAGCCTATTTGAGTTTTTGGCATTCTGGCATTTCGCCCTACCTGCATCTGCCAAGTTACCGGAAATCCCGCGTCTTCACCTTGATCTCATCGAGATGGAGTTATGGGTCGCCAAGCTCGCCAAGCGCCGCGCCATCGGCAAGGCCGCGTTCGCCAAGAGCGGACGCCAGGTCAACTGATCAGGCCGGATGCGCCCGTGGCCCTCGCCGGATGGATACCGCCTGGCTCGTTTTGTCCTCGTTCTTCGTGCCGGAGCACACGGAAGATCGCGAAGGCTCCTATTACGACGATCCGATCATCGTAGCCCCGACACAACGCGTGCGCGGCCACCTATCCCGCAGCCCTCAGCGTATGCGTACTAAATGGCGTCAGTTATCGGCCTTCAGCCATGCGGCGGGCAGCTCAAGGATCGCAGCCGTGCCATTCAGCGCCACGTCGCGGCAGGCCCTGGCCTGCGGGAACACATGGGTGGCGTAGATCCGTGCCAGCAGCAGCTTGGCGCGAAGGAAATTGCTCTCCTGACCAGCAGCGATCCGAGTTTCGGCCGCACGCGCAGCGTCGGCCATCGCCCAGCCCCCCGTGCAGAGACCAAAAAGCTCCAGCACAGCGCTGCCCGCAGCAAGCGCTGTCTTTGGCTCTTGCCGTAACAGCCAAGCTACAGTCTCATCTATCAGGTCGGCAGCTTCGGCCGCCATTGCTGCCATATCGGCATCGCCGTCATTTGCCGCGGAGCGAATATCCCCAATCAGTTCGCCTGCGGCCCGGCCGCCATCACGAAGAATCTTGCGCCCGACCAGGTCCAGGGCTTGGATGCCGGTCGTGCCTTCATAGATAGTGGTGATACGGGCATCGCGGAAATGCTGGGCCGCGCCGGTTTCCTCGACATAACCCATGCCACCATACACCTGAACGCCGAGCGAAGTAGTGCCCACAGCCATTTCCGTGGACCAGCCCTTGACCACTGGAATCAGCAGATCGACCCGCCGCTGATGCACCGCGCGGGTTTCACCTTCCTCGGCGCGTTTGGCGAAGTCCAGCGAGCGGGCGGCGCGATAGGCCACGATGCGTGCCGCATCAGTCCGCGCCCGCATCACAGCCAGCATGCGCCGCACGTCGGGATGGCCAAGAATGGTGTCACCATTCGAGGCATCGGCAGGCTTGCCCTGCTTGCGTTCTGCGGCGTACCGGATGGCATGTTGGGTCGCATGTTCGGCCACGCCGATGCCTTGCATGCCCACATTCAGCCGGGCATTGTTCATCATCGCGAACATGTACTCGAGCCCGCGATTGGGCTCGCCAACCAGATAGCCCATCGCGCCACCCTCGTCGCCGAAGGACAGAGTGCAAGTCGGGCTGGCATGGATCCCTAGCTTGTGTTCGATCGAGACGCAGCGGACATCATTACGCGCGCCAAGCGAGCCGTCCGCATTGACCAGGATTTTCGGCACCACGAACAACGATATGCCCTTTACACCGGCCGGCGCATCCGGCAGCCGCGCCAGAACCAGATGAATGATATTCTCGGCAAGGTCATGCTCGCCGTAGGTAATAAAGGTCTTCTGGCCTGAAATCCGGTAGTGATCGCCCTCGGGTACCGCCTTGCTGCGCACCGCCGCCAGATCGGACCCGGCCTGCGGCTCGGTCAAGTTCATGGTGCCGGCCCATAAGCCGCTGACCAACTTTGGGAGATAAGCATGTTTGAGGACATTCGAGGCATAGGCCTCAATCGCCTCGATTGCACCCTGGGTTAGCATTG comes from the Bosea sp. (in: a-proteobacteria) genome and includes:
- a CDS encoding AAA family ATPase translates to MTSDDIPPNSEPTDPRRAGILASLAQPRRAADDQETPVEAGADDETVWRLEADRPEAADEGLDQNDSSRSSGSPANGVAAGRAVQSAYNPVELIVELAFDEQARADRLDLRKMPSGRTLVIVVRVPTEAWEQPLARLIESIDGHLAIHTGRNEVKARDGVGRDIIRDLQAGRTIIGIAADPDQRLPALLRGAADLRMTIKSPTPVLMRKAIRRWTGRSAPAISGADIAGLDLHELGLALRRGSSAHVCVERLKRASAATTVTSSTDETPPLAELTGYGEARAWALDLVEDVRRMRSGLISPSQLESAIFYGPPGTGKTTLARAVAKAAGLPIVTTSIADWFKAGPGYLDSVIKAASAVFDRALACAPSVLFIDELDALPDRAKISQRGADWWLPVITSVLLRIDQVRADKSGVVLLGATNHVDRVDAAIRRPGRFDRSFLIPPPDAEGFAGILRLHLGANLPDIDLLPLARQVPGSTGADAVQWIKQARRKALTAGRAITLGDLRAVMMPRDTRSPRELGLVALHEAGHAVVARSLGLEVRSVTIQARGNADGWAELVIDRAPDRDRLDNQIVAILAGRAADIVLGDGPNAGAVSDLEKATEWVAAAHVAFGLRGRLTHRGGAIDAVRLLATDRALATAVEADLHRLQDEAIMLVQRHKREIVALATLLVERRILDASEIDAAMKEDLEDAGPDP
- a CDS encoding DUF3987 domain-containing protein, which gives rise to MATSALLVIAGAAIGTRVRARAGAVWSEPPTLWACVVTPAGWRRMAVAASLSKPLLTIEEGELARWQEALGKLAQEKVIHDAALKNHAALAKRAETEGRPEPPSPMWSGGQSAPVMPRITVNETAPPAIVEAAVAGRGLFYMAEEGGKLLRAARPGEPLGELVLAGHDGNAFNVPSAMHADIRRIEGFGLSLLIGTVPAALADLKVERNDALFARMMWIVPTRKPAFAIARHAADQTVIESILSVLRNWGDTEHELVLAMQAVEVLEQAVRRWEQEAARLGGGPASAWMERAGTRAMRVALVIEMLRAATTVEPRRPG
- a CDS encoding acyl-CoA dehydrogenase, which codes for MTYTAPLQNMIFVLEDLCDLDQVASLPGLEDATPDMVRAIIKEASKYASQVLAPMNHAGDRSGLGFVDGLVTTPADWKPAYRMLVEAGWNSPAANPEYGGMGLPQLVNAAVQEMFQGANMSFQLCPMLTQGAIEAIEAYASNVLKHAYLPKLVSGLWAGTMNLTEPQAGSDLAAVRSKAVPEGDHYRISGQKTFITYGEHDLAENIIHLVLARLPDAPAGVKGISLFVVPKILVNADGSLGARNDVRCVSIEHKLGIHASPTCTLSFGDEGGAMGYLVGEPNRGLEYMFAMMNNARLNVGMQGIGVAEHATQHAIRYAAERKQGKPADASNGDTILGHPDVRRMLAVMRARTDAARIVAYRAARSLDFAKRAEEGETRAVHQRRVDLLIPVVKGWSTEMAVGTTSLGVQVYGGMGYVEETGAAQHFRDARITTIYEGTTGIQALDLVGRKILRDGGRAAGELIGDIRSAANDGDADMAAMAAEAADLIDETVAWLLRQEPKTALAAGSAVLELFGLCTGGWAMADAARAAETRIAAGQESNFLRAKLLLARIYATHVFPQARACRDVALNGTAAILELPAAWLKADN